From a region of the Castanea sativa cultivar Marrone di Chiusa Pesio chromosome 10, ASM4071231v1 genome:
- the LOC142613994 gene encoding putative glycosyltransferase At5g03795, with translation MNKSMWHIGVILMKKFVHCCIGYRVDWRKLLFVGVILTISGIMFQMLILPYPLHMLFLSPPVKFSSYESLNGTIPLREALTEARAEQFHLAQAGPIVSVNSSIKLIESMPVEQMSAATPLRRNSTSRRRKKIKPEGNPKFLPPPPPPPHKTIPSHLQRYIWSLSPNEALAYAKKEIEHAPMVVDDPDLFTPLFQNVSVFKRSYELMEMILKVFIYRDGARPIFHQPHLRGIYASEGWFMRLMEANRQFVTRDPQKAHLFYLPYSARQLEMALYVPDSHDMKPLSIFLRDYVNMIAAKYPFWNRTHGSDHFLVACHDWGPYTVTEHEELCKNTIKALCNADQSEGIFVGGKDVSLPETTIRTPRKPLRNVGGNRVSQRSILAFFAGNMHGRVRPTLLKYWNDKDEDMKVYGPLPIRVSRKMSYVQHMKSSKYCLCPMGHEVNSPRIVEAIYYECVPVIIADNFVLPFSEVLDWSAFSVVVAEKDIPKLKEILLAIPMRRYLKMQINVKMVQKHFLWNPRPIRYDLFHMILHSIWFSRLNQIQIPSS, from the exons ATGAACAAATCAATGTGGCACATTGGTGTTATCCTGATGAAAAAATTCGTCCACTGTTGCATAGGGTATAGAGTTGATTGGAGAAAACTGCTTTTTGTTGGGGTCATTTTGACAATATCTGGCATCATGTTTCAAATGTTAATACTTCCTTATCCACTGCACATGTTGTTTCTGTCACCTCCTGTTAAATTTTCATCATATGAATCTTTGAATGGTACAATTCCATTGAGGGAGGCCCTAACTGAGGCAAGGGCTGAACAGTTTCATCTTGCTCAAGCTGGCCCCATTGTTTCAGTGAATTCTTCTATTAAGTTGATTGAATCAATGCCAGTTGAGCAGATGAGTGCGGCCACTCCTCTAAGGAGAAACTCCACATCTAGAAGGAGAAAAAAGATTAAACCAGAAGGCAATCCAAAATTtctacctcctcctcctccccctcctcATAAAACCATTCCATCTCACTTGCAG AGATACATTTGGTCCTTGTCACCAAATGAGGCGCTTGCATATGCCAAAAAAGAGATTGAGCATGCCCCTATGGTTGTTGATGATCCTGATCTGTTTACTCCCTTATTTCAGAACGTCTCTGTTTTCAAAAG GAGCTATGAATTGATGGAAATGATACTTAAAGTGTTCATTTACCGTGATGGAGCAAGGCCTATTTTTCACCAACCTCATCTCAGAGGAATTTATGCTTCTGAAGGATGGTTCATGAGGTTGATGGAGGCAAACAGGCAGTTTGTGACAAGAGACCCTCAAAAGGCTCACTTATTTTACCTGCCGTACAGTGCTCGCCAGCTGGAGATGGCACTCTATGTACCTGATTCACATGATATGAAACCGCTATCAATCTTCCTGAGGGACTATGTGAACATGATTGCAGCAAAGTATCCCTTCTGGAATCGCACACATGGGTCAGATCATTTCCTTGTTGCTTGCCATGACTGG GGCCCTTATACAGTTACTGAGCATGAGGAACTATGCAAAAACACCATTAAAGCTCTATGCAATGCCGATCAATCCGAAGGAATCTTTGTTGGGGGCAAGGATGTTTCCCTTCCAGAAACTACCATAAGGACTCCTAGAAAACCTCTTAGAAATGTAGGTGGGAACAGAGTATCACAACGTTCAATCCTTGCGTTTTTCGCAGGAAACATGCATGGTAGGGTCCGGCCCACACTTCTTAAGTACTGGAATGACAAGGACGAAGACATGAAAGTTTATGGACCTTTACCAATTAGAGTCTCCAGAAAGATGTCTTATGTTCAACACATGAAAAGTAGTAAATACTGTTTATGCCCAATGGGTCATGAAGTGAACAGCCCTAGAATTGTTGAGGCAATTTATTATGAGTGTGTTCCAGTAATTATTGCAGATAATTTTGTCCTTCCTTTTAGTGAAGTACTAGACTGGAGTGCATTCTCTGTGGTTGTGGCTGAGAAGGACATTCCCAAGCTGAAGGAGATTTTATTAGCTATACCGATGAGAAGATATCTTAAAATGCAAATTAATGTGAAGATGGTGCAGAAGCATTTTCTTTGGAACCCAAGACCAATTAGATATGATTTGTTTCACATGATTCTGCATTCGATATGGTTTAGCAGGCTGAACCAGATTCAGATCCCAAGTTCatag